DNA sequence from the Cytobacillus sp. IB215665 genome:
GAACCACACACCAATAGGTAGGTCTGCTACAGGAGAAGATATTGCAAGAACGATTACTTTCTTATGTGAAGATGATTCAGACATGATAACGGGTTCTATCATTGATGTGACAGGTGGGGAAAATGTAATAAACAGATTTAGGTAATACAAACCAACTATGGTTGTAGCATTTAACTCCATTGTTCTTACAATCAGGTGAAGGTGGTTCTCCACCTGATTGTAAAGTGTGGTTTTACTCGAAAAATCCTTGAAGCCAAGGTTCAACATCTAAGATTTCATCTCGCATTTTAACTGCAAGTTCTTGAATTTCTGCCTGAGCATGAGTACCAGGCTTTCTTTTGCTATAAAAACTTAAGAAAGATGTTAGATTGCATGTCATTACAATATTTGTGTTTACTGATTGTGGTAAAATAGCACGTGCGTCTTCAGGCTTAACCTTCATTTCTATTAGTTTATTATACATATTCTGTATATCATCCATGTAAGTTGAAAAAACTTCTAATTGTTCTTCATTTAATGAAACAGGGTTTGAATAAGTAAAGCCACCACTTTTACTATCACTGCCGTAATTTACATACCTTTGAGATTCAATGGAATATGAAAAGCCAACTCTATGTCGCGTTAATTGAGCCATAAGCGCTCTTGAAACACCTTCAAGAGCAAACGTAAATGAGATATGTTCCATCGTAGAAGTATGTCCGCTATGTACAATATGTCGTATTAATCTGTCCATATCATTTCCACTTCCACCATCTGTAGCAGGTTTGTTAAGGTATCTATGCCCTTCTTGTTCAACAATGTCGGTTGGTAAAAGGTGAGAGTAGCAGTTTCTTATTGCGGTAAAGGCAACTAATTTGCCATCTGTTACTCCTAAGTCTAGTACATCTTTTAGTTGTTCTCGTTTTTTATTGGA
Encoded proteins:
- the thyX gene encoding FAD-dependent thymidylate synthase, yielding MKVELFSHTQLSNKKREQLKDVLDLGVTDGKLVAFTAIRNCYSHLLPTDIVEQEGHRYLNKPATDGGSGNDMDRLIRHIVHSGHTSTMEHISFTFALEGVSRALMAQLTRHRVGFSYSIESQRYVNYGSDSKSGGFTYSNPVSLNEEQLEVFSTYMDDIQNMYNKLIEMKVKPEDARAILPQSVNTNIVMTCNLTSFLSFYSKRKPGTHAQAEIQELAVKMRDEILDVEPWLQGFFE